A genome region from Erigeron canadensis isolate Cc75 chromosome 3, C_canadensis_v1, whole genome shotgun sequence includes the following:
- the LOC122591596 gene encoding uncharacterized protein LOC122591596, whose protein sequence is MTNLEKTLRGFLWCQGPMQTGKAKVSWKALCVPKYEGGLGLRKVSEMNKALMISHVWSIVSHRRSLWVDWIYDHKLRRISFWDIPSPSTDGGSWRKILSLRPLIRNFIWKNLGDGQDTSAWYDTWSDIGPLSNIIRLQDIRRAGLSLQAKVADINRNGEWIWDTKKMRKVAHEDKPFTSSIVWDTIRSREEPVNWVKVWDAVKSVANMSSTSGSWNNITAWLIAHAKSRSIIHVIGRLVVAATAYFIWQERNKRMFSNHARPPDILSNLIKDTVRSRLWRLKFKKTARVVTTLDTWKIGGDYMFQNGELT, encoded by the exons ATGACTAACTTGGAAAAGACTTTGCGGGGGTTCCTTTGGTGTCAAGGTCCCATGCAAACAGGTAAGGCTAAGGTTTCTTGGAAAGCTTTATGTGTGCCAAAATATGAAGGAGGATTAGGATTGAGAAAAGTATCTGAAATGAATAAAGCTTTAATGATCTCGCACGTTTGGAGTATTGTTTCTCATAGAAGATCACTTTGGGTTGATTGGATTTATGATCACAAACTAAGAAGAATAAGCTTTTGGGATATACCTAGTCCATCAACAGATGGTGGGAGTTGGAGAAAAATTCTATCTTTAAGGCCCCTTATTCGTAACTTTATATGGAAAAATCTAGGGGATGGACAAGATACATCAGCTTGGTATGATACTTGGAGTGACATAGGACCCTTATCAAATATTATTCGTCTGCAGGATATAAGGAGGGCAGGATTATCTCTTCAAGCTAAAGTGGCCGATATTAATCGGAATGGGGAATGGATTTG GGACACAAAAAAGATGAGGAAGGTTGCCCATGAAGATAAGCCTTTTACTTCTTCCATTGTTTGGGACACAATTAGGAGTCGTGAAGAACCTGTTAATTGGGTGAAG GTTTGGGATGCTGTTAAAAGTGTTGCTAACATGTCATCTACCTCAGGTTCTTGGAATAATATCACAGCTTGGTTGATTGCTCATGCAAAATCACGATCTATAATTCATGTTATTGGTAGACTAGTTGTTGCAGCCACTGCTTACTTTATTTGGCAGGAGAGGAACAAAAGGATGTTTTCTAATCATGCTCGCCCACCTGATATTTTATCCAATCTTATCAAAGATACTGTTCGTTCAAGGTTATGGAGATTGAAGTTTAAAAAGACAGCTCGAGTTGTTACTACACTTGATACTTGGAAGATTGGGGGTGACTATATGTTTCAGAATGGCGAATTGACCTAG